A genomic segment from Archangium lipolyticum encodes:
- a CDS encoding PKD domain-containing protein, whose protein sequence is MNSAVLIVVSLLAFGPEPTTGDGINLSAGSTTYLGKILAKTSHRESVFAAGYKPMLGNCRRISFVAGQLVNISPYSNDPRAPTSDTSIVFPDGQCPINSQGYNFRFYPRSLRDLGSHVVECTFGYVSANSSCSPCFSSCITEYNTTRRMEYGADNIAPWAEPKTLPNSPAWNSFVSFQANAYDGDGGPMSYRWFIVSRPPQATASLSNASTESPTLSLGSERDIGTWRFLLEVDDDEGQMSSFPFQFTVPNVPPNFEINGPLEVVVNKAIGLGSSRTTDDDGGNLSFVWDILQTPVRSSQQPQNNYSTAYNISIPTTKADIGDWVFRLTATDNEGAQVSKTVTVKVVNAKPRIVFSGPAEIDVGQDLLVSTTILHDDDGGDLTFKWEVVQEPGSTGLPLPYAVSTTSLMSKPSLSTSGTWIFRLTATDDEGDSVQGEFKVLVDGLPWAYVESDGDDHSHPEEPLVVSQADYLLLYGWFNDPDSPCTDRPNRCHRTDGRSVSISQGIVRYQWNIIEIPGSVRNDMGHYALGPVHESFFGVADDGPNLDFGFLNIPVGLWGLELRVWDAEGNEANYPIYINVQWEPVPPHASFYSSLISSGERATTSLSGVLPVGVSFYAHQSYDPDNVNPGSGIIRYRWQAIPPTPGCSVPTFPEWQMEVVLYPVGTVVPPACQGRWRMRLTVDDDDRVTNSATYESSFSIGNCSGKVCLDTPRQIAPAVLSLAGTGGVLIGYHIDSALYDETVLGLGVYAKLDVFSEDDSLNPVYSSLSGPATQSSRGQSLLFYWNGLTQSGVRVQEGKYFHIKVSLLDSNSNILSSQSEYRAITSEPMRVVFNETTTKYVDYLTPDAVSFTLTGAQSPVDSYQGTLRDSAGKVVAIFSAPASATTMAIKYSVPGIYTLELSAIRGTSVIALGSHPVVFYELRITIPGMGSSSDWELLVNNDDDNLNELSDFDDAFIYGDDEVRQMFVDFSPSTLGGTLMLEHSLGAGALKAWTTLSKATEAPLPKTWNFPGRDTGWQEYGYPLYFEALKEAKGELRLRFTTTDGTSLPEVKLGLSSVLLEAVQDTDNDHIVEDEDTVLRSVRAGRWDNAFDSATFNVKNGMDPDHFVDLDPSRFYLRARGPGLDVDSSRIDTLPIDFNTSVQTVVYDSSSQMRIPESSVNSSTMVSRSLLLTGPDIESIPRTDTDDGFPAHDGISRVVADGWPGDRTWAAPIDGHLELYYNTARSAGILRWRLPVCGEARRKVPLRVHVFLEPFEDVGIDADGNPSTSDIVGDRNGRFDYADTNGNGQHDLGERSEPYVDLSDPMTDGLAHSGDDPVVHSARGPLTPINEVWRELRQTDSLWSPACIKTEVVGGTILVEDAPLSYSGTNILVDGVITESDIKALYQAYNESMTEDVIDVFYGTQMYYSGPASGLAFPPYYQAPALHGEKLFTIIQSNLPTYAILAHELAHLLTNTGDSAGVQTFFYPNNTGLDPLTTVSGGRRIPEWVAIEARSPRPSGDLNARGNRQLKAY, encoded by the coding sequence TTGAACTCCGCCGTATTAATCGTAGTGTCTCTTCTCGCGTTTGGTCCCGAGCCAACCACGGGTGATGGAATCAATCTGAGCGCCGGGAGCACCACGTATCTCGGAAAAATTCTTGCCAAGACAAGCCATAGGGAGTCTGTTTTTGCGGCTGGATACAAGCCGATGTTGGGCAACTGCCGTCGCATCAGCTTCGTGGCAGGCCAGCTGGTGAATATTTCTCCTTACAGCAACGATCCTAGAGCGCCTACTTCCGATACCAGCATCGTCTTTCCGGACGGGCAATGCCCCATCAATAGCCAAGGCTATAATTTCAGATTCTACCCGCGATCGCTTCGTGATCTAGGTTCGCACGTCGTTGAATGCACCTTCGGCTATGTGTCGGCCAATTCCTCGTGTTCTCCATGCTTCAGCTCATGCATCACTGAGTACAATACTACACGTAGGATGGAGTACGGGGCCGACAATATCGCTCCCTGGGCAGAACCAAAGACATTGCCTAATTCGCCAGCCTGGAATTCTTTTGTTTCCTTCCAGGCAAATGCCTATGATGGCGATGGGGGGCCTATGTCCTATCGGTGGTTTATCGTTTCCCGTCCGCCCCAGGCCACGGCATCCCTGAGCAATGCATCGACCGAATCCCCGACTCTTTCTCTTGGTAGCGAGCGGGACATCGGGACATGGAGGTTCCTGCTGGAGGTGGATGACGACGAAGGACAGATGAGCAGTTTCCCCTTCCAATTCACCGTCCCCAACGTTCCGCCGAACTTCGAAATCAACGGTCCCCTTGAGGTGGTAGTGAATAAAGCCATTGGGCTCGGCAGCAGCAGGACCACTGACGACGACGGGGGCAATCTCTCCTTCGTCTGGGACATTCTACAAACCCCGGTACGCTCGTCGCAGCAACCGCAGAACAATTACTCTACCGCCTACAATATCTCCATTCCGACGACGAAGGCCGATATTGGCGATTGGGTGTTCCGCCTCACTGCTACGGACAATGAGGGGGCCCAGGTCTCGAAGACCGTCACGGTCAAGGTGGTGAATGCCAAGCCACGCATTGTATTCAGTGGTCCCGCTGAGATCGATGTTGGCCAAGATTTGCTGGTCTCGACGACAATACTCCATGATGACGACGGTGGCGATCTCACATTCAAGTGGGAGGTGGTCCAGGAACCTGGCTCTACGGGTCTGCCGCTTCCATATGCTGTCTCAACAACGTCGTTGATGAGCAAGCCTTCACTTTCGACGTCTGGCACATGGATCTTCCGTCTGACTGCAACGGATGACGAGGGAGATTCCGTGCAGGGGGAGTTCAAGGTTCTGGTTGATGGGCTTCCTTGGGCGTACGTGGAAAGCGATGGAGATGACCATTCCCACCCAGAAGAGCCGCTGGTTGTCAGTCAGGCCGATTACTTGCTGCTCTATGGTTGGTTCAATGATCCGGACTCACCATGTACAGATAGGCCGAATCGTTGTCATAGGACGGATGGGCGGTCCGTTTCAATATCCCAGGGAATCGTAAGATACCAATGGAACATCATCGAAATCCCCGGGAGTGTGAGAAACGACATGGGCCACTACGCGCTGGGTCCTGTTCATGAGTCATTTTTTGGCGTGGCGGATGATGGTCCCAACCTCGATTTCGGCTTCCTCAACATTCCTGTAGGACTGTGGGGACTCGAACTGCGCGTCTGGGATGCAGAAGGCAATGAGGCCAACTACCCAATCTATATCAATGTTCAATGGGAGCCAGTTCCTCCGCATGCCTCGTTCTACTCGTCTTTGATTTCTTCCGGCGAGCGGGCAACAACGTCGCTGTCCGGCGTGCTTCCGGTAGGTGTCTCGTTCTACGCTCACCAGAGCTATGACCCAGATAATGTGAATCCGGGTTCGGGAATCATTCGCTACAGATGGCAAGCGATTCCTCCCACCCCGGGTTGCAGTGTTCCCACATTTCCGGAGTGGCAGATGGAGGTTGTCCTCTATCCAGTAGGAACAGTCGTTCCTCCGGCGTGCCAAGGGCGTTGGCGCATGCGCCTCACGGTGGACGACGATGATCGAGTGACGAATAGCGCCACCTATGAATCCTCTTTCTCTATTGGAAACTGCAGCGGAAAGGTTTGCCTCGATACTCCTCGGCAGATAGCTCCCGCAGTGTTGTCCCTGGCGGGCACGGGTGGGGTGCTGATTGGTTATCACATCGACTCGGCTCTATATGACGAGACGGTTTTGGGGCTGGGCGTGTACGCGAAGTTGGATGTTTTCAGCGAAGATGATTCCCTCAATCCGGTCTACAGCTCACTGAGCGGTCCTGCTACGCAGTCGAGCCGAGGTCAGTCCCTGCTATTCTATTGGAATGGTCTTACCCAGTCTGGAGTGAGGGTACAAGAGGGGAAGTACTTCCACATCAAGGTGTCTCTCCTGGATTCCAATTCCAATATCCTGAGCTCTCAAAGCGAGTATCGCGCAATTACGTCGGAGCCGATGAGGGTTGTCTTCAACGAAACGACTACCAAGTATGTAGACTATTTAACGCCTGACGCCGTCTCCTTTACGCTTACTGGGGCGCAGAGTCCGGTGGATTCCTACCAAGGGACGCTGCGCGACTCGGCTGGTAAGGTGGTGGCCATCTTTTCGGCTCCGGCATCAGCTACCACCATGGCGATCAAATACTCAGTTCCAGGAATTTATACGCTCGAACTCTCGGCCATTCGCGGCACGTCTGTTATCGCCTTGGGTTCCCACCCTGTGGTTTTCTATGAGCTCAGGATCACGATCCCTGGGATGGGTTCCTCCTCTGATTGGGAGTTGCTCGTCAACAACGACGACGACAATTTGAACGAATTGTCAGACTTTGATGATGCTTTCATCTACGGTGACGACGAAGTCAGGCAGATGTTCGTGGATTTCAGTCCTTCGACGCTCGGCGGCACGCTGATGCTGGAGCATAGCCTGGGGGCCGGAGCCTTGAAGGCCTGGACAACGCTTTCAAAGGCCACGGAGGCTCCGTTGCCCAAGACGTGGAATTTCCCAGGGAGAGACACGGGCTGGCAGGAGTACGGCTATCCTTTGTATTTTGAGGCGCTCAAAGAAGCCAAGGGTGAGTTGCGGTTGCGATTCACCACGACGGACGGGACCTCGCTTCCGGAGGTCAAGTTGGGACTGAGTTCGGTATTGCTCGAGGCGGTCCAGGACACGGATAACGATCATATCGTCGAGGATGAAGATACCGTACTTCGTAGCGTGCGTGCTGGCCGTTGGGATAATGCTTTCGACTCGGCGACATTCAATGTGAAGAATGGCATGGACCCGGACCACTTCGTCGACCTTGACCCCTCGCGCTTCTATCTGCGGGCCCGGGGGCCCGGTCTTGATGTCGACTCCAGTAGGATCGATACTCTACCCATCGATTTCAACACGAGTGTCCAGACGGTCGTCTATGACAGCTCTAGTCAGATGCGGATTCCAGAGAGTAGTGTCAACTCGTCCACGATGGTGTCTCGTTCCCTGTTACTGACGGGACCGGATATCGAAAGCATTCCCCGGACGGATACAGACGATGGGTTCCCAGCACATGACGGTATCAGCAGGGTGGTCGCCGACGGCTGGCCTGGGGATAGGACATGGGCTGCTCCCATCGATGGTCATCTGGAACTCTATTACAATACAGCAAGGAGTGCCGGAATACTGAGATGGCGTCTTCCGGTTTGTGGAGAGGCTCGAAGGAAGGTTCCGCTCCGAGTCCACGTGTTCCTGGAACCGTTCGAGGATGTGGGCATTGATGCTGATGGAAACCCGAGTACGTCCGACATAGTTGGTGATCGGAATGGCAGGTTCGACTATGCCGACACGAACGGGAATGGACAGCACGACCTCGGAGAGCGGAGCGAGCCGTACGTCGACCTGAGTGATCCCATGACTGATGGGCTTGCTCACTCGGGTGACGACCCCGTTGTGCACAGTGCACGAGGGCCACTCACGCCTATCAATGAAGTCTGGCGTGAGCTACGTCAGACGGACAGTCTTTGGTCACCCGCTTGTATCAAGACTGAAGTGGTAGGTGGTACGATCCTGGTCGAGGACGCCCCCTTGTCGTACAGTGGCACCAACATTCTTGTGGATGGAGTGATTACTGAATCCGACATCAAAGCCCTCTATCAGGCATACAACGAAAGCATGACGGAGGATGTGATCGATGTTTTCTATGGGACGCAGATGTACTATTCGGGCCCTGCTTCCGGCCTTGCCTTTCCTCCGTACTATCAGGCGCCTGCCTTGCATGGAGAGAAGCTGTTTACGATCATCCAGAGTAATCTTCCGACATACGCAATCCTCGCCCATGAGCTAGCTCACCTGCTTACCAACACAGGTGACTCCGCTGGAGTTCAGACATTCTTCTACCCGAACAACACGGGGCTTGATCCGCTCACGACGGTCAGCGGCGGCCGGCGCATACCCGAGTGGGTGGCAATCGAGGCCCGTTCACCACGTCCCTCGGGGGATTTGAATGCCCGAGGCAACCGGCAGCTCAAGGCGTACTAG
- a CDS encoding FHA domain-containing protein yields the protein MARSLLLSLLVRQHLALKEKFRVRYPHCWLVWEAGVWNVPENSEQNHGTTRLPTSDLRDCLPSGDAMCFELALGTSGRDVLSLGRASHNVFVINDATVSREHLVLRPLPEGSWTVEALAQGGPATLGGKLLRPGEPTPMESGMQLQLGDVRLTFHDADSFSTRMGHTAALLLAQQRGPRESPA from the coding sequence ATGGCGCGTTCCCTGCTGCTCTCGCTGCTCGTGCGGCAGCACCTAGCACTCAAGGAGAAATTCCGCGTTCGCTATCCTCACTGCTGGTTGGTGTGGGAGGCGGGCGTGTGGAACGTGCCGGAGAACAGCGAGCAGAACCACGGCACCACGCGGCTGCCCACGTCGGATCTACGCGACTGTCTGCCCTCGGGGGATGCCATGTGCTTCGAGCTGGCCCTCGGGACGAGCGGGAGGGACGTGCTGTCGCTGGGGCGCGCCTCGCACAACGTGTTCGTCATCAACGACGCCACCGTGTCGCGCGAGCACCTGGTGCTGCGCCCGCTGCCGGAGGGAAGCTGGACGGTGGAGGCCCTGGCCCAGGGAGGGCCGGCGACGCTCGGCGGCAAGCTGCTGCGGCCCGGCGAGCCCACGCCGATGGAGTCCGGCATGCAGCTGCAGCTGGGTGACGTGCGGCTCACCTTCCACGACGCCGACAGCTTCAGCACCCGCATGGGCCACACGGCCGCGCTGCTGCTGGCCCAGCAGCGCGGGCCCCGGGAGAGCCCGGCTTGA
- a CDS encoding amidohydrolase family protein, with amino-acid sequence MRNNPRHLLALLGTGLLLLTACPSSDEQCGNGRVEGKEQCDDGNTVDDDSCTNRCTTVDHQATCGNREVEVGEACDDGNSINGDGCQNDCSLTPPEQETLAVCGNKVREISEACDDGNKEDGDGCDNNCEISRPAQEQCAAPASLPQPEAGATCKVIAGTGGARLYIGVVLLDGKTLNGGQVLVDAQGIITCAACDCSAEAGAAEATKISCPAGVISPGLINAHEHMNFQKAPDPGREERFEHRHDWRKGNDGHKAVDQGRSAVDDAQRWAELRQVMAGTTSSAGAGGQAGLVRDLAAYGTDKASQEGLHEMNVNFQTFPFNDDDKGEELESGCGYPSIDTPNDIPGLSAYMPHVAEGIEESARNEFRCLSGQGAGSQDLVTGRTAIVQGIGLTAAEIGKIAERGASLVWSPRSNVSLYGDTAMVTAYKQMGVNIALGTDWLQSGSMNMLRELRCADYLNQVHYSKTFTDEQLWRMATAGAADATDTWEKVGRIAPGKVADLAIFRLNANAFSPHRAVITAKPEDVALTVRGGKPLYGDQSLVTELTKGETKACEVVDVCGAAKAACVESDTGKTFAALKEANATSYALFFCGDQPQNEPTCAPQRTASTPVAASVNGSNTYSGTRRLADFDGDGIANAQDNCSIVFNPIRPMDNGKQADTDNDGMGDACDPCPLDANSTTCKAANPADRDGDGIASPADNCPAMANKDQADSDGDGRGDACDLCAAKNPGDTVCPVSIYDIKKPVNGLRPFVGYPVTIANAMVTGTAGSSGFFIQVVDEERTAGPDWSGIFVFGSSSSSGRKVGERITVTSAVVDDYFGQIELTDATVVSQNTTATPVPVSVTPAEVRTGGSRAEALEGVLVELTDVFVTKHEPTPGSGDSTTTNEYVVDIKAGTDGETVGVRVDDLMYKPSALPAVGTEYHRLRGLLNLRNGNSKVEPRNSGDFLAPAPPLASLGPSGLFSRVDSACETDGCQAIGGPLLVTLSEKYAEDVTVTITSADSSKLDIANGGKVVIPAGETSAEVKLIPRAQAASVKLTATLRASSVETTVRVLGTNEQPTLTKLTPDTVYVGQGGDVTLTAWVDIPAPEGTTIAFSVPAEIGTVDATAVFGLNATTATFVFKAAASPTVTTAEIVATLGSSTAKATVNIDPDPPEIASLTPVGPLSLVRGTTQEFTVTLSKAGKGDTPVNISAAPDVAGAAFGTVPAATVTVPKGQTSEKFVFTATKGLSADTVIGNVTARLGVKQFSTRVTVRPSFPMPATITPADVRLLPGATQVYTVTLDKPAEKDGLVINFTLEPAAGLGSLSQAKTTIPEGATSAQVTFTAGGSFKVGKVVASNPYGNSVSANVAVTPKIVISEISARGPTDPNSTTFNTNEYVELYNPTDTAVDLSGWKVQYKPATNTTGYSSTAVIQDGKSIPAHGYFLVANKDYVGEVTADAQYGFDMSASATGGGHVRIGPGLMGTGIEDLYAVDKIGYGTANSPEGSAAPAHPSAGGSLERKALATSDSASMAINGADEKKGNGHDTDNNSTDWVTRAIRDPQNSSSPAEKP; translated from the coding sequence ATGCGCAACAACCCCCGCCATCTCCTGGCACTCCTCGGCACAGGATTGCTCCTGCTGACCGCTTGCCCCTCGTCCGATGAGCAGTGCGGCAACGGCCGCGTCGAGGGCAAGGAGCAATGTGACGACGGCAACACCGTCGATGACGACAGCTGTACCAACCGGTGTACGACCGTCGATCACCAGGCCACCTGCGGCAACCGGGAGGTGGAGGTGGGCGAGGCGTGCGACGACGGCAACTCCATCAACGGGGATGGATGCCAGAACGACTGCAGCCTCACGCCGCCGGAGCAGGAGACGCTGGCCGTCTGTGGCAACAAGGTCCGGGAGATCTCCGAGGCCTGTGACGACGGCAACAAGGAGGACGGGGACGGGTGCGACAACAACTGTGAGATTTCCCGGCCCGCGCAGGAGCAGTGCGCCGCGCCGGCGAGCCTGCCGCAGCCGGAGGCCGGGGCCACCTGCAAGGTGATCGCCGGGACGGGCGGTGCGCGCCTCTACATAGGCGTGGTGCTGCTGGACGGCAAGACGCTCAATGGGGGCCAGGTGCTGGTGGATGCCCAGGGCATCATCACGTGCGCGGCGTGCGACTGCTCGGCGGAGGCCGGTGCGGCCGAGGCGACGAAGATCTCCTGCCCCGCGGGTGTCATCTCGCCGGGTCTCATCAACGCGCACGAGCACATGAACTTCCAGAAGGCGCCGGACCCGGGCCGTGAGGAGCGCTTCGAGCACCGCCACGACTGGCGCAAGGGCAACGATGGTCACAAGGCGGTCGATCAGGGCAGGAGCGCGGTGGATGACGCCCAGCGCTGGGCCGAGCTGCGCCAGGTGATGGCCGGTACCACGTCGAGCGCCGGAGCGGGCGGACAGGCGGGCCTTGTGCGCGATCTGGCCGCCTATGGCACGGACAAGGCCAGCCAGGAGGGTCTGCATGAGATGAACGTGAACTTCCAGACCTTCCCGTTCAACGACGACGACAAGGGCGAGGAGCTCGAGAGCGGGTGCGGCTATCCGTCCATCGACACGCCGAACGACATCCCGGGGCTCTCGGCCTACATGCCGCACGTGGCCGAGGGCATCGAGGAGTCGGCGCGCAACGAGTTCCGCTGCCTCTCCGGCCAGGGCGCCGGCAGCCAGGATCTGGTGACGGGGCGTACGGCCATCGTCCAGGGCATTGGCCTCACGGCGGCGGAGATCGGCAAGATTGCCGAGCGCGGCGCGAGCCTCGTCTGGTCGCCGCGCAGCAACGTGTCCCTGTACGGCGACACGGCCATGGTCACCGCGTACAAGCAGATGGGCGTGAACATCGCGCTGGGCACGGACTGGCTGCAGTCGGGCTCCATGAACATGCTGCGCGAGCTGAGGTGCGCGGACTACCTCAACCAGGTGCACTACTCGAAGACGTTCACCGACGAGCAGCTGTGGCGCATGGCCACCGCGGGCGCCGCGGACGCGACGGACACCTGGGAGAAGGTGGGCCGCATCGCTCCGGGCAAGGTGGCGGACCTGGCCATCTTCCGGTTGAACGCCAACGCGTTCTCTCCGCACCGCGCCGTCATCACCGCGAAGCCGGAGGACGTGGCCCTCACCGTGCGCGGCGGCAAGCCCCTCTACGGTGACCAGTCCCTGGTGACCGAGCTGACCAAGGGTGAGACGAAGGCCTGTGAAGTGGTGGACGTGTGCGGCGCCGCCAAGGCGGCGTGCGTGGAGTCCGATACGGGCAAGACCTTCGCCGCCCTGAAGGAAGCCAACGCCACCTCCTACGCGCTTTTCTTCTGTGGCGACCAGCCCCAGAACGAGCCCACCTGCGCCCCGCAGCGCACCGCCTCCACTCCGGTGGCGGCCTCGGTGAATGGCTCCAACACCTACAGCGGCACGCGCCGGCTCGCCGACTTCGATGGTGACGGCATCGCCAACGCGCAGGACAACTGCTCCATCGTCTTCAACCCCATCCGCCCGATGGACAACGGCAAGCAGGCGGACACCGACAACGATGGCATGGGTGATGCCTGCGACCCGTGCCCGCTCGATGCCAACAGCACGACCTGCAAGGCCGCCAACCCGGCCGACAGGGATGGCGACGGCATCGCCAGCCCCGCCGACAACTGCCCGGCCATGGCCAACAAGGACCAGGCGGACTCGGATGGTGATGGCAGGGGCGATGCGTGCGACCTCTGCGCCGCGAAGAATCCCGGCGACACGGTCTGCCCGGTCTCCATCTACGACATCAAGAAGCCGGTGAATGGTCTCCGCCCGTTCGTGGGCTACCCGGTCACCATCGCCAACGCGATGGTGACGGGCACGGCCGGTAGCAGTGGCTTCTTCATCCAGGTGGTGGACGAGGAGCGGACCGCCGGTCCGGACTGGTCCGGCATCTTCGTCTTCGGTTCCTCTTCCTCCTCCGGCCGCAAGGTCGGGGAGCGGATCACCGTCACCTCGGCCGTGGTGGATGACTACTTCGGTCAGATCGAGCTCACCGACGCCACCGTCGTTTCCCAGAACACCACCGCTACTCCGGTGCCCGTCTCCGTCACTCCCGCCGAGGTGCGGACGGGTGGCTCGCGGGCCGAGGCGCTCGAGGGCGTCCTGGTGGAGCTCACCGATGTCTTCGTGACGAAGCACGAGCCCACCCCGGGCTCGGGCGATAGCACCACCACCAACGAGTACGTCGTCGACATCAAGGCGGGTACGGATGGCGAGACCGTGGGCGTGCGCGTGGATGACCTCATGTACAAGCCCTCGGCGCTTCCAGCGGTGGGCACGGAGTACCACCGGTTGCGTGGCCTGCTGAACCTGCGCAACGGCAACTCCAAGGTGGAGCCGCGCAACTCGGGTGACTTCCTGGCGCCCGCGCCGCCGCTCGCCTCCCTCGGTCCCTCGGGCCTGTTCTCCCGTGTGGACTCCGCGTGCGAGACCGATGGGTGCCAGGCCATCGGTGGGCCGCTCCTGGTGACGCTGTCCGAGAAGTACGCCGAGGATGTCACGGTCACCATCACCTCCGCCGATTCGTCCAAGCTGGACATCGCCAACGGCGGCAAGGTGGTCATCCCCGCCGGAGAGACCAGCGCCGAGGTGAAGCTCATCCCCAGGGCCCAGGCCGCCAGCGTGAAGCTGACCGCCACGCTGCGGGCCTCGAGCGTGGAGACTACGGTGCGGGTGCTGGGTACCAACGAGCAGCCCACGCTCACGAAGCTCACGCCCGACACCGTCTACGTCGGGCAGGGCGGAGACGTGACGCTCACCGCCTGGGTGGACATCCCGGCTCCCGAGGGCACCACCATCGCCTTCAGCGTGCCGGCGGAGATTGGCACGGTGGATGCGACGGCGGTCTTCGGACTCAACGCCACCACGGCCACCTTCGTCTTCAAGGCCGCCGCTTCGCCCACCGTCACCACGGCGGAGATCGTGGCCACGCTGGGCAGCAGCACCGCGAAGGCGACGGTCAACATCGACCCCGATCCTCCGGAGATCGCCAGCCTCACCCCGGTGGGCCCGCTGAGCCTCGTGCGTGGCACCACCCAGGAGTTCACGGTGACGCTGAGCAAGGCGGGGAAGGGAGACACCCCGGTGAACATCTCGGCGGCGCCCGATGTGGCGGGCGCGGCTTTCGGGACGGTGCCTGCCGCCACGGTGACGGTGCCTAAGGGGCAGACCTCGGAGAAGTTCGTCTTCACCGCCACCAAGGGGCTGAGCGCGGACACCGTCATCGGGAACGTCACCGCGCGGCTCGGCGTGAAGCAGTTCTCCACTCGCGTCACGGTGCGCCCGTCGTTCCCCATGCCCGCTACCATCACCCCGGCCGACGTCCGGTTGCTGCCGGGTGCCACGCAGGTCTACACCGTGACGCTCGACAAGCCGGCCGAGAAGGATGGCCTCGTCATCAACTTCACCCTGGAGCCGGCCGCCGGGCTGGGCTCGCTCTCCCAGGCGAAGACGACCATCCCCGAGGGAGCCACCTCTGCACAGGTGACGTTCACCGCGGGTGGGTCGTTCAAGGTGGGCAAGGTGGTGGCTTCCAATCCCTACGGCAACTCGGTCTCGGCCAACGTGGCGGTCACGCCGAAGATCGTCATCAGTGAGATCTCCGCGCGTGGTCCCACGGACCCCAACAGCACCACCTTCAACACGAACGAGTATGTTGAGCTCTACAACCCGACGGACACCGCCGTGGACCTGAGTGGCTGGAAGGTCCAGTACAAGCCCGCCACCAACACCACGGGCTACTCGAGTACGGCTGTCATTCAGGACGGAAAGAGCATCCCCGCCCACGGCTACTTCCTGGTGGCCAACAAGGACTACGTGGGAGAGGTCACGGCGGACGCGCAGTACGGCTTCGACATGTCGGCCTCGGCGACGGGCGGTGGCCACGTCCGTATCGGGCCCGGCCTGATGGGCACCGGTATCGAGGACCTGTACGCCGTCGACAAGATCGGCTACGGCACCGCCAACTCGCCCGAGGGCTCCGCGGCTCCGGCCCATCCCTCGGCGGGTGGCAGCCTCGAGCGCAAGGCTCTCGCGACCTCGGACAGCGCCTCGATGGCCATCAACGGCGCCGACGAGAAGAAGGGCAACGGCCACGACACCGACAACAACTCGACGGACTGGGTGACCCGCGCCATCCGCGATCCGCAGAACTCGTCGAGCCCGGCCGAGAAGCCGTAA
- a CDS encoding TetR/AcrR family transcriptional regulator produces MRKEAAKREIKQERAARTRLEIMEAAIMLFARRGILATTMAELAKAIRMTPGALYWHFPTKEDLLLATIEELHERYLKEFEEILGQLRKMSAREQFEGFYERTLQFLRYHREYGIFFAMVSAESAYTNDRVAEAIREKLGIYVAALENIIRYGQTKTKEFRTDMDAHVTAHTIFGSFMGALLNQNLFRDSVSYDPMLTTLERLAADGITTKT; encoded by the coding sequence ATGCGGAAGGAAGCGGCGAAGCGGGAGATCAAGCAGGAGCGCGCGGCTCGGACGCGATTGGAAATCATGGAGGCGGCCATCATGCTGTTCGCGCGTCGCGGAATCCTCGCGACGACGATGGCCGAGCTGGCCAAGGCCATCCGGATGACGCCCGGGGCGCTCTACTGGCACTTTCCGACGAAGGAGGACCTGCTGCTGGCCACCATCGAGGAGCTGCACGAGCGCTACCTCAAGGAGTTCGAGGAGATCCTCGGCCAACTGCGCAAGATGTCGGCCCGCGAGCAGTTCGAGGGCTTCTACGAGCGGACGCTGCAGTTCCTGCGCTACCACCGCGAGTACGGCATCTTCTTCGCGATGGTGTCGGCGGAGTCGGCGTACACGAACGACCGGGTGGCCGAGGCCATCCGGGAGAAGCTGGGCATCTACGTGGCGGCGCTGGAGAACATCATCCGCTACGGGCAGACGAAGACGAAGGAGTTCCGCACGGACATGGATGCGCACGTCACCGCGCACACCATCTTCGGCAGTTTCATGGGCGCGCTGCTGAACCAGAACCTGTTCCGTGACTCCGTGTCGTACGACCCCATGCTCACGACGCTGGAGCGGCTGGCGGCGGACGGCATCACCACGAAGACCTGA